AAATGGTTAGACGGGTATGATACAAAAGCTACTAGCATGTGGCAGCAGCTACGTTCCAAAATAAAACCCGGAGAAACCGCCTCCGTCTTTATCTATGAACATGGCAAGCATTTGTATGTCATGGGTACTACAGGTCTATCATCGGCACTTTATCATCCGCTGGGTTTTCAACCTGTACCCAAAATACAAGAAATCCTGGATTCAGGTTCAGGTTTTATTGAAATCTCGGAGGAAGCTTTGCCACTATATGCTGGTGATCGGATTTTCATGCTTTTATCAGCTAATGTGGAATCTAAACAAGCGACCGATAAACTAATGGACACCCCCTCGTGGAAAAACCTTCCAGCCGTTCGCGATGGATACGTATATCTGATAGAAGCAGAGATATGGAATTATGCGGATGCAATGACCAGAGAGTGGTTACTTGAATCTCTCCCCCAGCTCATCGTCTAGTTAGCCTAGCGCCCTTTCAGCCGTATTACAAAAAAACGAATTGGTCCTGCTAGCTAAGCAAATATTTTTCTATCAAGACATGAAAAAGCAGACAGACACTCCCTATTTGGACTTGTGTCTATCTGCTTTCTTTTTGAAAGATGATCACGATGTTTACTGCATAATTACCATACGAGCATGGCTGAAAATCCTCTTATCATACGTTGCGGTAATCATCATCATCCAATCCCAGTTGCTTGTTCTTTTCTTTAAAGCGAATATTGTGCGAAGAAACGTATGCTACTTTTGGCGCCTCAGGGTCTAGATATAGCTTCGCACTGTTCAAAGCAAGTGCCCCGTCCGTAAACGCTCCAGCAATTAATCGAACCTTACTATCATAATCGACAAAATCACCCGCAGCAAAAATACCAGGTATATTCGTTTCCAGCTTTCCATTCACAACGGCTAGCTCATCTTTCATTTCTAGCCCCCATTCGACGAGTGGACCATAATCACATTTTAGTCCATGATTAACAATCACAGCATCCACCTCGATGAGCTCAGTTTCGTCTGTTTCCATATGGGTGATCGTTACCTGTTCTATACTCTGTCCATTACTATGGAGCTGTGTTACAGCATAAGGTGTCCGTATATCTACAGAAGATTCTCTCATCATTGAGACGTTTTTCTCATGTCCGCCAAATTGATCTCGTCTGTGGACAATCGTTACTTTTTCAGCAATTGGTTCTAATTCATTAGCCCAGTCAACCGCAGAGTTACCACCACCTGAAATAAGCACTCGTTTGCCTCGGAACACCTCCAGCTCTTGAACGGTATAATGTAGGTTTGTGACTTCGTAACGATCAGCACCCTCAATCCCTAGCTTTTGCATGGTCAATATTCCGTACCCAATTGCTAAAATAATGGTTCGCGTATGGTGCTTCTCACCAGTTGCCGCAGTAAGAATAAATGTTCCATCTTCTTGTCGAGAAAGTCCTGTGATTTGTTGGCCTAGTACGATTGTTGGATCGAATGTTCTAGCCTGCTGTTCCAATTGTCCGATTAATTTTTCACATAGAATCGGGGTCACACCACCAACATCCCAGATCATTTTCTCTGGATAAATGAGCATCCGTCCCCCAAGCTCCGGCTTTGCCTCGATCAATTTCGTTTTTAGATCACGCATACCACTGTAAAAAGCGGTATACATGCCAGCCGGGCCACCCCCTATAATCGTCACATCAAATAGCTCTAGCTGTTCAGTCATATTCCTATCTCCAACTTTCTAATCATTTTCGTAATACACACAAGTAGAGAAACAAGCATGTAGCATCAATTAATAGAATTAGGTACCAAATTGTGCTTCATGCAATCTACTGTATATGCCTCCTACAGATAGTAGCTGTTGATGACTTCCCTGTTCTATAATTCCTTGGTCTGCTACTACAACGATTCGATCCGCATTTTTAATGGTTGCTAAGCGATGGGCAATCACAAGCGTAGTTCTTCCTTCTGACAGCTCGGTCAACGCCTGCTGAATAGCGACCTCTGTCTCCGTATCCAGTGCTGAAGTGGCTTCGTCAAGAATAAGAATTGGTGGATTTTTTATAAAAATTCGGGCAATAGAGAGCCTTTGCTTCTGTCCCCCTGACAGCTTAACGCCCCTCTCACCAATAACCGTATCCAATCCATCTGGTTGAGCAAGAATAAATTCATCCAGTCTTGCTCTTTTGACTGCCTCCCATATCTCATTCTCTGTAGCATGTAGCTTCCCGTAAAGAATATTTTCGCGGATTGTCCCCGAAAACAGGAATACGTCCTGCTGTACAATCCCGATCTGTCTTCGCAAGGATTCCTGTTTCAACTCACGAATGTCCACATTATCAATCATAATTTTTCCAGCTTGTACTTCATAAAAACGCGGAAGCAGGCTGCACAAAGTCGTTTTACCCGCCCCAGATGGACCCACAAAGGCCACTGTTTCTCCCTTGTTAATCGTTAACTGAACGTTATTTAGTACCTTCGTTTCATTCTCATATCCAAATGAAACATTTTCAAAACGAATTGCCTTTGTAAATACCCCCATTTCAACTGCATGAGGTGCATCCGCAATGTCTGGTTCTGTATCTAGTAATTCCACATACCGTTTGAACCCGGCAAATCCTTGCGGGTAGCTCTCTATGATAGAGTTAATTTTCTCAATAGGTCGGAAAAAGACATTTGTTAATAGCAAGAAGCCGATAAACTCACCGTATGTAAGCTCATTATTAATGACGTACCACGTGCCGCACACCATCACAAAAACCGTTACAAAACGCATCATCATATAACTAATTGACCCATTTTTGGCAATAAGCTTATAGGAAACCAGCTTCGTTAAACGAAATCTACTATTATTTACTGCGAACTTCGTTTTCTCATGCTCCTCATTTGAAAAAGCCTTCACAACACGAATGCCACCAACATTATCCTCCACTCGCGCATTGAAATCTCCAATATCAGTAAATAATTGGTGAATGGCTTCGGTCATTTTTTTATTAAAGTAGACAACAAACCAAATAATCACAGGAATGACCACAAAGGTAAATACCGCAAGTTTCCAATGAATGAACAACATCAGTGTAAAGGAACCTGTCAAAGTCATCAGCGCTATGAATAAATCTTCTGGTCCATGATGAGCCATCTCACCAATTTGATTCATGTCGTTTGTTAATCTCGACATCAGATGACCTGTTTTGTTGTTATCAAAAAAGCGGAATGACAGCTTCTGTATATGATCGAATAGTTTCTTGCGCATATCAGTCTCAATGTTTATTCCCAGCATATGTCCCCAATAGTTGACAATATAAAGTAAAAATGTATTCAGGGCATAAATAAATAGTAAGCCAAGCGATGCCCATAAAATGATATCCCATTTCCCGCCTGGCAACAGATCGTCAACAAAATAATTAACAGCAAGTGGGAAACAAAGCTCCAATAGACCTGCAAAGACTGCGCAGCCAAAATCCAGCATAAACAATCTCTTGTAAGGAACATAATAGGCAAAGAAACGTTTTATCATGTTTTTCAATAAAGCCCCCTTTTTTGTATTTCCAACCAATGTATATAGACAGTCATGCTATGCTTTCGATCGTGCCAACAGATAGAGGAAATAGGGAGCACCAATAACAGCTACCACTATTCCAGTCGGAATTTCTGATGGCTGTAACATCCATCGACCAATCGTATCTGCCGTGATGACAAGCAATGCCCCAGCTAGAGCTGCCGTTGGGATCAATATTTGATGTCGTGGTCCAACCAATCGCCGTGCTAGATGCGGTCCAATTAGTCCTACAAAGCCAATTCCCCCACTAACTGCGACACAAGCGCCAGCAAGTCCAACTGCTGCTGCTATCAAAGCCAGTTGTTCTCTTGATACAGACACGCCAAGTCCGATGGCAGCCTGCTCTCCAAGATTTAGTACGTTCATGATTCGTGCCTTATAGTACACGTATGGTAGTAAGATCAAGATCCATGGAAGTAATGACAAAACAAAATTCCAATTGGTTCCCCATATACTCCCAGCTAACCATGTTGCTACAAATTGGTATTTCTCCGGGCTGATTTTAAGTGTCAAAACGATCATGGCAGCACTTATCCCTGCTGCAACAGCAATCCCGCTAAGTAAAAGTCTCGTTGGTGAAAGTCCCTCGTATCGTTTGTAGGCAAGTGAGTAGATAAGAGCTGCAGTCAAGCCTGCACCAATCAAAGCTAAAACAGGCAATAAAAAGATCGGTGCAGCTGCTGTTGTTGGATAAAAAGAAATGAATAGCATTACCATTAAACCAGCACCTGCATTTATACCGAGAATACCAGGATCAGCTAATGCGTTCCGGGAAATTCCCTGCATCACACAACCTGATACGGCTAAGCCAGCACCAATCAAGATTGAGATCACGATGCGTGGAAGGCGAAATTCAAACAAGATTAAATTCTGCTTGTCTGTACCTGCTCCAAACAGCGTTTGTAACAATTCCAGTGGAGACAATCGAATAAATCCCGTATTCATACTTAAAATAAAAGCAATGATAATCAGAATGCTAAATATAAATATCACCGTGAAGCCACGTTTTAATCTAAGCCGTTCTGTTTTCGTAGTCGTTACACTTTCCATAACCTACAGCTCCCTCCTTTCCTTACGTGCCAGATATAGAAAGAACGGAACACCTATGAGTGCTATTAATGCCCCAATCGGTGTCTCAAAGGGAGGGTTAATCATTCTGGCAGCTAAATCAGCGAAAACCACCAGTAAACTTCCAAGTATAGCTGAGCAGGGAATGATGTACCGATAATCGACCCCCACTACATAACGGGTTAAATGGGGGATAATAAGCCCCACAAAGCCTACTGCACCAACTACCGAAACCGCTGCACCGGCTAAAATTAAAACAAGAAGAGTCCCAACCAGCTTTACCAATAAGGTTTTCTGACCAAGTCCTCTTGCGATGTCCTCACCAAGACTAAGCATGGTAATCGAACGAGATAAAGCAATCGCTCCTATGATCGAAACAGCAATCCAAGGAAACATGATCTGAAGCTGAATCCACTTCGTCCCTGCCACGCCCCCAGCATACCAAAATGCTAAATCCTGACCGATGCGAAAATAAAGGGCTATTCCTTCGCTTAGTGCTGATAATAAAGCACTCAGTGCTGCACCGGCTAACACGAGACGAACTGGTGTTAATCCGCCTTTAGCCAGCGAGCCAATTCCGTATACCATTCCTGCTCCTACACCTGCACCAAGAAACGACCACAAGATCAAATACATAAATGGCAGTCCTGGAAAAAAGGCAAAACAAAGTGCCAGAGCAAAACCAGCTCCGGCATTTATTCCTAGCAAGCCGGAATCTGCTAACGGATTTCGGGTCATTCCTTGCATAATTGCTCCTGCAACAGCAAAACAAGCCCCAACCATAGCTCCTCCAAGAACACGTGGTAAGCGAAGCTCTTGTATAATTTGGTGTTGAGTACTATCTGGATTAAATGAGAAAATAGCTTCCCAGACAACAAGGAAATGAATATCGGCTGCCCCAAAGGAAACGGATAAAATAATAGCTAGTACTAGCAAGCTAAGACCACCGATTACTATCAATGTCACTGCCCACGGACGAGAACTCACATTGATGTTATGGATGTCTGTAACTGCTACTTTACTTACATTGGCCTTTTGACTCATTCGTGCCACCTTTTCATCAATGTAATATGTAAGTTGTTCTGGTGTTTAGACAACTTCATGATCAAATGGTCTCTTCCACGTGATCATGTGAAAAAAAATCCCTCCTGATCTCACCATTTAATGAAAGTGATTCTCATTTTCACTTTAATGATTATAGATCACTGCCATCATTCATGACAATGGACAAACTGAAGGATTTTTTTGTACAAAATGAATAATTGATATCATGTCTCGGCAAAAAAAAGACTCGATCGTTCAAAACGACCAAGCCTTTTACTATCTATATTCTGATTATCAATCACCTAACATCTATCAATTTCACTCACAAGTTTACTCTTCTGTAAACAATCTCGAGCGTGTTAAGAATCGAACACCCTCTGGTCCCTCCAGCGAAAACATTCCTCCGCGTCCTGGAACCACATCAATAATCAGTTGGGTATGCTTCCAATATTCATACTGAGCTTCACTCATATAAAAAGGAGTATTGCCGATCTCTCCAAGCAGTACATCATGATCGCCAATTAACAATTCTCCCGCAGGATAACACATCGGAGAACTACCATCACAACAGCCCCCAGATTGATGAAACAGGAGGGGACCATATTTGGCTGTAAGCTTTTCAATTAAAGCGAGCGCTGCATCTGTTGCCAACACCTTTGGCTGTACCCCCATGTTATCCCCTCATCCCATGTTGTTTGGCTACTGCCTGTTTAAAAGAATCCTAATGCTTGATCACTATAGCTTACCAGAAGATTTTTTGTTTGCTGATAATGTGACAGCATCATTTTATGGTTTTCTCGCCCAATTCCAGATACTTTATAACCACCAAAGGCGGCATGTGCTGGATAAGCATGATAGCAGTTAGTCCATACACGTCCTGCTTCAATAGAACGTCCAAAGCGGTAGGCTTGATTGATATCCCTTGTCCATACACCTGCCCCTAGTCCATATAGCGTGTCGTTTGCGATAGACAAGGCTTCTTCTGGATCAGAGAACGTCGTCACGCTCACTACTGGGCCAAATATTTCTTCTTGGAAGATTCTCATTCGATTGTGTCCTTTAAACACAGTCGGCTTGACGTAATATCCTCCTTCCAATTCACCTCCCAGCTGATTTCGTTCTCCACCAATCAAGCACTCTGCCCCTTCAGCTTTTCCAATTTCTAAATAGGACAGGATTTTTTCAATTTGTTCGGATGAAGCCTGAGCACCAATCATGGTTTCTGTGTCCAGAGGATTCCCTTGTTTGATGGAGGCAACCCGTGCCAGTGCCTTCTCCATAAATTGATCATAGATGGATTCCTGAATAAGCGCACGGGATGGGCATGTGCATACCTCTCCTTGGTTGAGTGCAAACAAGACAAATCCTTCAATCGCCTTGTTTAAAAAGGCATCATCTTTCGCACATACATTTTCAAAGAATATATTTGGCGATTTACCACCTAGCTCCAATGTCACAGGAATAATATTTTGCGATGCATATTGCATGATAAGTCTTCCTGTAGTCGTTTCACCTGTAAAAGCAATTTTAGCAATACGATTACTCGATGCAAGCGGTTTACCTGCTTCTAACCCAAAACCATTGACCACATTAACTACCCCTGGAGGTAATAAATCACCGATTAGTTCCATGAGCACTAGGATTGAAACCGGTGTTTGTTCTGCTGGCTTCAGCACCACGCAATTACCGGCTGCAAGCGCTGGTGCTAGCTTCCACGTAGCCATTAACAACGGGAAGTTCCACGGTATAATTTGCCCAACGACGCCAAGTGGCTCATGAAAATGATAGGCAACTGTATCCTGATCAATTTGACTAATTGAACTTTCCTGCGAGCGTAAACAACCTGCGAAATAACGGAAGTGATCAACCGCAAGTGGAATATCCGCTGCTAGGGTTTCTCTCACAGGTTTTCCATTTTCCCATGTCTCAGCCACCGCAAGCATCTCTAGGTTAGCTTCAATTCGATCGGCAATTCTATTTAGGATCGTTGCGCGTTCCGCTGGGGAAGTCCTGCCCCACGCATCTTTGGCTTCATGAGCTGCATCAAGTGCCAGTTCAACATCCTCGGCACTTGATCTGGCTATTTCACAAAATGTTTTTCCAGTAATCGGAGTAACATTATCAAAATATTCTCCATGAATAGGTGCTACCCATTTACCACCAATATAATTGTCGTATCTAGTTTTAAACGTTACCTTGGCTCCTGATTGATTCGGATTTGCATAAATCATGGGAAAACCTCCTTCACATCCTACAAATAGGGTTGATAGTTTTACCTTATGCTCATTCTCTATAAATAGTATCGTAATTTTCAGAACTTTGTAAACAAAAACAGAGAGTTTGAGACTTTATTCGACAAAAAAGGGCTATCCCATAAACATGTGATAACCCTTTCGTTTCGTCTTTCCACCTATGTTTGTAAGAGCTTGCTTGCCAACTCTTCCATTTCTACAATTGTAATCTGCTCACAAAACTGATCCTTTTTTGTACACACGGCTATTTTATACATCTCGTCCACATGAAAAGCCCGACAATGATAACCAGTAGGCATTTGATCAGCGTATACCGTAGCTCTATTTGGGGACTTATACTGAATCGTAAAAGAATCAAGCGGTAAAGAAAGTCCCTTCCCCACTGCTTTAATATAGCTCTCTTTATACGCCCAATATCTAAAAAAACATTCTAGTTGATCAGCTTCAGGTAACAAGAATAAGTCTTGGCGCTCTTGTCAGAAAAAAATCGGTCAGCAATTTGTAAGTTAATTGGTTTGATTTGTTGGACATCAATACCAATTGGGTAAGCACTTAAAGCAGTCACTACCCAGCTAGCAGAATGCGATACATTAAATTCGCACGCACCCTCCCCCGTAACAAATGGCTTGCCATATGCATTTGTCTCATATCGAATCTCTTTCGGCAAAAGACGCATCCGTTGAGCCAATTGCACGCGCACCAGTACCTCCCAAGCAAGGAACGCCATTTATCCTCCGTTTTAAGATAGCGATTCACTTTTTCTTGACGGTCAAACGGAAGCAGAGAAAGCAACTCCCGATACAACTCTTCTGTATACGTATCGGGTACTTTTATCGCAAACACTTTCATGGCAATGTAGCTATCTCCTCTCCAGCTTTCTTACTTACAATCCGATACACTTCTTGTAGGACTCCAATCATCGCAGCTTCTTTTCGGACAGCAAATGCAGGTGGTCCCCAGATTAAAAGCAGTTGCTCAGGTAGAATATTCTCTTGCGCAAAAGAAATAGTCATCGCTGAAAAATGAGGGGCTGTCTGAAAAAAGGAGCCGTGGTCAACCGCTCTACGCAAAAACACTGCCCCCACTTCCTCATCGATACCTGTATCCAATAGTTCAGGTAAAGGGGATTGCTCTAGTAGGCTCGATTTTTCTTGGTGTACCACGCCTTCTCCCGCAAAGGGTACGCTTTCTGGCAACCACTGCTCCCGAAACCACCTATAATATCAGACGCTGTAGCCCAAGAAATGCTAAAAAAGACAAATGGGTCATCTTCCGCTTCCGCTAGCAGTTGATAATACAACGCGTATACATGTTTGCAATAACCAACCATATCGGGGCAACTACAATGAGCATTCCATTCCTCTAGCGAATCTGGAAGAACTTCTAATCCTTGATCAACTAGAGTAGTAGCGAGTTCTTCGGAAAATGTCCCGCCTAATAACTGAGCTGTAAAAGAGGAGATTGTCTAATCATATATAAAGCTTTATCGCGGCTTACATGCATCGATTTTTGGGCTAAGTGAGACCGTGTAATGTGCCTGATTCGCCCCTGTTACCTTTGCTTTTATGCCAGCATCAAAGGCTTCCCATTCTAGTACTCCGCCTTCTTTTGCTTTTGTACGTCCACGCTGATTCCGCTGTGCCCCACCCGCCTTTCGAATCAATTCTTTTTAAGCGGGCGACCCACTCAATCTGTACGCTCGATTTTTGCGGTTTCACAACAAATCATCCTCCTCTTGGGCAGATCAAATCCTCACGTAGCTCAAATAAGGAGTGTAACTCATTTGCAGATAACTCGGTAATCCACTGTTCCCAGAATGAATGACCTGTTCTGCCAATTCCCGTTTCGTTCCATCAGCTGATCAATGCGCTCCTCTAGCGTTCCCTGACAAATTAACCTGTGCACATGCACATTTTTCTTTTGACCGATGCGATATGCCCGATCGGTCGCCTGATTTTCGACCGGCAGGGTTCCACCAACGATCAAATGAATAACGTGATTTGCTCTGGTTAAGTTCAGACCGACACCGCCAGCTTTTAGTGACAAAATAAGATACGCGGTCCCATACCAGACTGGAAGCGATCTATCATATCATCACGCTCTTGTTTACTGACCCCTCCATGCAAGAAGAGAACTTCCTCTTGTAAAACCTCACGAAAATGCTTGGCAAGCATGTTTCCCATGTCTACATATTGCGTAAATAGTAACACGCCTCTTGTTGCTCCATTATATCGTGAACAAGTTCAGTCACACGCCGTACTTTTACCAGAACGACGATCTAAATGATCGGCAGACTGGTGTAAATAAAGGGCTGGATGGTCACAAATTTGTTTAAGATGAGTTTAAGTAGCAGGACATACCACGACGTTGCATTCCTTCTACCGAATTGATTTTTTGCATCATATGATTAACGGCTGCTTGATATAAGGTAGCCTGTTCCTCTGACAGTGTGCAATATGTTTTACTTTCGATTTTTTCTGGTAAATCCACAATAATGCTAGGATCTGTTTTTAAACGCCGCAAGATAAACGGTTTTTACCAATTTCCGTAGAGATTCCATACGTTCCTGCTCACGATATCTTTCAATAGGTAACGTGAATTGAGTGCGAAATTGCGTTAAGTTCCTAAGTAACCCGGGTTTAAAAAATGGAAGATCGACCAAAGCTCACTTAGCCGATTTTCAATTGGTGTACCTGTCATCGCAATTCGATGTTGAGCATGTATTTTCATGGCGCTTCTCGCCTGTTTACTTTTACTGTTTTTGATATTCTGAGCCTCATCTAACACCAAATAGGACCATTTGATTTCCATTAAATCATCTAAATCACGATTGACTAAGAATAAGAAGTAATCACAACATCATGTTCAGCTACTTTTGCTTGCAGGTCTTTTTGATGCAAGCGTTCTGGTCCATGGTGCGTATACACCCGTAGTGTTGGGGCAAATCTTTCAATTTCTTTACTCCAATTATTCATCAATGAGGTCGGGCACACGATTATAGCCGGTGCTGATAGCTTCTCTGCCATTAAAACTGTAATCATCTGTATCGTTTTTCCCAGCCCCATATCATCTGCCAAACAGACGCCAAAGCCTAATTTTGACATGAGCTGTAGCCATGCATACCCACGTTTTTGATAGGGGCGCAACACTCCTTGCAGACCCTGTGGGGTGTCAATATGGTCTAAATTCTGTTCTAGTCGTCCATGTAATAAATCATCAAGCGCTATAGGAAGTTCGAAATCAACAACGGGAATATCTTGCCATTCATCACTTGCTTCCATCTCGGCCATCAAATAGAGCATATCGTGAAGCGTGATTTCATCTTGCTCTGCTCGTTTTAAATATTGCAACATCCGCTTAACTGATTCTTGATTTACTTCTGTCCATTCCCCTCTTAATTGGATAAAGGGAGTTTAGAATCTGCAATTTTTTCTAACTCGGCCAAGCTTATTTCTTGGTCCCCCAAAGCTGCTTTAGCATCAAAACGGATGATTTCATGTTAAACCTAAACGATGAATTACAGCTGATGAATCCGCTGCGTAAAGGGAGTGATCCTGCATGACTCTAAGCTTTAAGCCTAACCGTTTGCGTCCACGCTTTAACCACCAAGAAGGTAATTGAACACCAACTCCTTCTGCTTGCAGGCGTGGGGCTATCTCTTGTAGAAAATGAAAAGCCTCGTGTACAGGCAACTGTATTTGTTCCACCAATCCTTGGCGCAGCACTGCTGCTAACGCTGGCATGTGTAAAGACGCACATCCCAATTGTTCCAACAAAAATTCTTGGGCTCTACCTAACCACTTTCCAAAAAGGCTACAGCCTCACCAGATCCCAACCAAATATCCTTAACTGAAATAAGACGAGAAGGTTCTGTCACAGGTTGTAGATACACATGCAATGTAAAAATAGACTCTCCTACTTCTAATTCGAGCTGTTGAGGAGGTTCCAGACGTAAGTACAGACGCATTGCATACTGCCCCACACAATCCCGTTTATTCCGTCCTTCTCCTTTTGTCCACATATCTACTTGCTGCTTAAAGCTTTGCAGCTCTTTCGTTGTTCCCTCAATGGGTTCCATAGCCCGAGTGAGTAATCCTCGTAGCCACTGTAAAGAGAAATCTCCCTTACCTTTGCTGAGCTGTTGACGTAACTCTTCGCTTTCCAAATCCAGCCAGTCAAGTACGGTAGTTTGTATTGCATTTTGTAAAAAATCCGATTGTATGTGGTGCGGATCTGTCATGATGTCGCTTCCACCTGTCTTTTGTGGGTCATACGCTCGACAGATGGCAGGCATAGTAAGCGCCAAAGTATGCGAAAATGTGCGCACTTCTTCCTTGGTCAGGTCTATATCCCAACTGGCGTCTGCCACTGCATAGCCGTACCGTTTTCCTTTACGTACCTGTACACCTGGTCGAATATTTGCATGCCATAGCATATGTAGGACAAATTGAGCTACTTTTTGGTAGTAGCGCAGGCTATCACCTTGAATAAAACCGCTATGCTGTAACATTGCTTCATCCGTCTGCCACAGGAATGGTAAAGCTTCCTTCATGGTAATACTTAGTCCATTAATCTGTTGTACCATCAATTTTGGTTTATTGGACGGGTAATACTCACCTTGATCAAACCAATATGGAACTTGAAAAGTACGGATGCCCACTTTTCCAGACTTCATCAATTTCATCTGTTGTTCGGTCGACAATTGTTCCATCCAATTACTGACGGGTACAATCTCGCCGCCGCGCAAACAGAAAAGAAAAAAGCATCTGGTAACCAGATACCGTGCAACGTCGTCATTGATGCCCTCCAGCTTTTAGTAAAAGGGTTAGCCTTAACCGGTTAACCCTCTTTTCTTTTTCATTACTCGCTGTACAATTTTTCGCGAAGTTGTTTGATCTCTTCGCTTTCCAGATATTCATCGTATGTCATCATTTTATCAATGATACCATTTGGTGTAATCTCAATTATCCGGTTGG
This is a stretch of genomic DNA from Brevibacillus laterosporus DSM 25. It encodes these proteins:
- a CDS encoding SNF2-related protein is translated as MLQYLKRAEQDEITLHDMLYLMAEMEASDEWQDIPVVDFELPIALDDLLHGRLEQNLDHIDTPQGLQGVLRPYQKRGYAWLQLMSKLGFGVCLADDMGLGKTIQMITVLMAEKLSAPAIIVCPTSLMNNWSKEIERFAPTLRVYTHHGPERLHQKDLQAKVAEHDVVITSYS
- a CDS encoding helicase-related protein, translating into MLLFTQYVDMGNMLAKHFREVLQEEVLFLHGGVSKQERDDMIDRFQSGMGPRILFCH